TTCGTTGAAATTCTGTTTGAAAAAATCAAAGTTGCGATCTCCTATCTTCCAGAAAAATCGCCGCTTAAAATTATAGTTCAATCGTAATTTAAAAATCTAGCGTTCTAGCGTTTCATGTCGTctcgaaaaataaaaataaaagaatcagCTGTTCTACGAGCGCCagattttttaaacaattttcgcgATGCACGATCTTCCCGAATGTgtacgattatatatatataaagatataAAGATATAGAAAagatataaagatatatatattattgtatgaaaattaaataaatccttTATATTTCCAAAGACATTCTTCTACGATTGAAAACCGACGTTCGCGTAACAACGCGGCGTAAGATTTTCACCGTGACTCGGAAAAGCGATCGCAGCCCCTTACACGTTTACGTTTCAAGGTGAAAATGATCCAAGCCACTTTCAGTTTCCCACGGGAGGCACTCACCTAAATTTTTAATGATAATCGCAAAGAACCCGTCGATATCCTGCCGCTCCAATTTAGGGCAAGCAGATTTTGGCGATTCCGGCGGTCGTTGTTGATTGTTCGAAGTCCCCCTGTTGTGGCCGCAGGAACCGGAAGTTACTTGGTTTTGCATCCGCGAGACATTCTATCCCCGGGAAATCGTGAACGATACGGTTAAATATATCGAGAGACACCGAACTGGATCGTTGATCGTTCGATTTCGTACGCGAACTTCTTCACTCGCCCTCTAGCCGATTCTCGTCGCGATGACAGACAACGTCTACGGCCGATCGACGAATTAAATCGGTGCCGTCACGGCCGACACTTCGATGCGAAAACCTGCGAGAAAATAGCGAGAGTGCAAAGAGCGGCGCGCGAGCGAAAAGCACGAAATTCAATCCGGTTTTGTGAAGCTGACGACTGAATCCGCGGCAATACGCGTCCGACCATTTAAATGTGTCGTGGTTCTTCGACAGTTTGTGCTGTAACTTCTTCTCCCCTTCTCCTTTTGCCGTCTTTCAGGCAACACATGTAACGTCACTGGAGAACAATCCAATCGGAGCCATAAGGACTCTGCATTAGACCTGCTCGCGccggtttctttttcttttttctcgcgCGGGAATCCATGGGGATCGGTGCAATATGCACAACAGTCGGTCCTCCCGTCCTCCAATATCTGTACGCTCCTGAATTTCTAATTGCCCGATTATGTTTACGTTCTCGTAACGTGTACACGCCGATGTTTATGTTCCCGGCACGGCCGATGATACCGAAggtgatttctattcaaatATGTAACAGACAGAAAATAAATATCTTGGTGGATAggtaaaaattgtttaattgttagatttcaagcaaagctGTCCGTCTATACCGTGTCTATCTACGTTCGTTCGTCTGTTATTCCAGCGTTCCGCTTCAATGCTCCGAGTTTGGCAAACAATTGCTTTCTACCTCGTGATTCTTTGATAAGGAAATTAGATAAGAGAACCGAAGTTCCTGGTTTACTGATCGGTCGAACTTCAAACAAATGTGTACCGTtttcattgaataaaataatggtgattttatatttttcgaTATTAACTCATCGAGAATGTGCTCATTGTTGACAATTTAGATTAATCAGAATTCGTGTACACTGATTTAACTGCACTTTCAGCTGTATTGTACCGTGCAAATACGACAAATCCTTTTATGGTTGCTGCAAACAACGAAGGCGTATTTAACACTGGGGTTACAGAACGCGCCAAAATGACGGGacgttaattttttaatttacgattagtGAGATTGTAAAGACACATTTACGAGCTATTCATTCAATATTATacgcggcaaatattacaatatcacTCTCGTTCGAAATCGGAATGATTGTCTTAATGTTCCTTGTATAAACTAATACGAAACAGTTGCTCTCAGTAGTCTGTAAATCCAGCGTTAAAACGGATATCTAAGATGGTGGTTTACACATCTGAAAAGAATCTGATCGATTGACTTTTTATCTGTAAACTTTTACGTGTCTAAGAATAATGACGTTGTTATCTTTTTAGTAATTATCCACTTCGAGTGCAGCGCTGATAATAGATAAAATCGTTGATCCTCCCGGAACATCGAGGGTGATCTTGCAAACGTCGGAAGATATCTGTGTAAaaagtaaaattatttattactttattattcgtCGCAGTATGTATTAAGATATTTAGTCAATAGTTAACAGGAAGTAAAAAAATGGAAATTCCTTTGCTTTTAAAATGTTGTCAGGTGATCTCAAAGTTTCTAAAACAATTACATCGAATTGTCCATGTTCCCAAATATTATAGTGTATTATGTATTGCAACTATGAcgaaagtaaggtgaatttatGTCTAGTCGAACAAACAGTATGAAATCTGCCAATTGAAGAATCAAAAAATATGTTGAATACACAGAAATATTCAGGAGACTCTCCTGCATCTGTATCATAGAAAAAAAGTGAATTTATTGTTAAAAATCAAGAGAACAGATGATTCTTGCCGTTATTATCATAAGGTGCAATGTAAAATCCGGCACGATTCATCTGCTGCTGAAAATATAAGAATAGCGCCACTAGCATGTAGtagcaaaacgctcaaactgttagtcAAAATCGACTGTCGGTAATTTGGCTAATAGTTTGAGCGCTTTGTCACTACCTCGATTAGCGCTGTACTGATCCAAAACTGAACTTCAATATATATTCAAGGTCGtctaaaaacattaattatgtcAAAATGAGGACATAATAAAATAAGTCAACAGCGCAGAACTGTTCAATAGAATCTACTGTATCGATACCATATAAGAAAACACAAATGATAATATTGCGAAATAATTAATTGCTCTCTGAAGTTCGGTTAACTATTacgttaattaaataaatttgtgtTGTTGTCTTGAATTTTAATTTACACCTTTGGCATGTATTCGATCCGCAGCAACACCGTGGACATTTTGAAACCAataacattaattttaagctattAGTTACTAAGTTATTTAAGTTTTTTTCATGAGGGTAGAGAATGAATAAAGAAATTTCTGTACCCTCAGAATATTTCTTAGCAGTTTTTCCCCGACAAAATAGTTTTTCCGTGTTGATTCAATTTTTACCTCGAGTTTCATCTGAGCTCAATGATTTGATTCGAAAATCCTTATCACCAGCGTTCCTTTGTCAATTTAGGGATTATAATCGTAGTTCGTTATGATGATTACAGCGTGTTTGATAAATCAACAAGATTCaatgatttttaattaaaagtaACAGCTTGGGGACCCGCCAAGTctccaataataatataataatataattaataatataattttaaaaataataaataaataataatataattttccctTTTATCAAAATCGGACAGTTGACTCGTAATATCATGTACATATAAGTGTTCTCTGTAGTGGAATACCTGGTAACTTGCGGTATTGTCgagtcgagacaaacgagcaGCAATCCACGCTGCGGCAAAACGCCGTGGACGCGTTGTTTAGTAAACTAGCGTCAGTTGTTattcctccccccccccccccatcttTGAGGATCAAACAACTTCGACGAGCATGCCGAATTGTATTTGTAGCATATTTCAGCTATTATATCTCACTTGCCATTCATCCCATTTCCTTGCTCAGGCGAATTCATAGAAGCCCACTACCCCGCGTAACTACCCCGCGGCCGATCCCGAGTTCGGACTACAATCGTTCAGATCAATAGATCAAGAATCTATTCTATTTTCATTGCAGTGAAGATATCATATAAAACGACAGCTTTTAAGAAGGTATACATTTTGTTCATCTTCATTTTCTAACTGAATATATCAAAatcttaatatattttaatatagatAAAGAATTAGCAGTGAAATATCATCAACTTTTTTATGAACTTCTTCCTGACTGGTTTTTATACAATTACGAAGATCATCGTCATATACGACAAAGAGTTGAATTTGCGCTATGTGATCCTCACGATTTTGACAAATATAAGAAAATAACTAACGATTATGCAGATATATCAACATTTCAAGAACACGATAAAGAGATACAAGGAATTATTAATAAGATATATGAGAAAATTACATTTACGTTGGACtgatatataatgtaatatttaatctTAACGAATCAAGGAGTTTTGGACAGATTATTTGGAGAATAATACATTACCAATACGCATGATGGTTCTACCACAAGATGAAACCTATCAAATGCTAAAGTCACCTGCCTGTAGTCCTGTCACAACTGCAGATTTAGATAGCCGCGCTATGAGTGGAGGGTGGACCATTGGACGAAGTGTAGACAGATTAGTAGATCTGAGTCAGCACAAAGAATCTATAAGTCCTATTAATGACAATGCTTTGGCAGCATATTTTAGAATAGCCAGCTTGGCTTTAAGTGTTGGTATAAATTGTGGAACCATACTTCTATCAAAAGCTATCGCCAACGGGTCTTCTATTAGTAATGTAGCCAAAATAGCCTACAATTCACTGCTGATAAGTAATCTCTCCATCAGCAGCCTTGGCATAGCTTATGAAGGATATCGTTTAATTGATCAATACCAGATAAAAAAGGAGATTGACATTTTTAATGCGATGTTGTTCAGTTTGCATGTTCTATTTTTCAGCAATTCTCTAATATATGCCAAGGTCGCTGGTGAACTTATAGGAACGTCCAGAGGCATCACTTTGATAGATCCTTTTGCAGTAGCACAAGAATTGTTAACCAACGGCGTGATATCTATTTCACAGCCAACGTCATCACCATACAATAAAAAACTCGTCTATCCTATGTCAAATCTTAAGATGATTTTTGAAATTGTCATAAAAATGGTGCAAATTAGCTCAGATCCTGTAAATTGTCTGATGCTGTTACGTTCTTGTGGAAGTATTGCAAGGCGAATCTTAAAGAATGTGCCGTGGCGAGGTCTGCCCCTCTGAAAACGAACGAAGCACTGTACGAATACTTAACTAAAATTATTACTAGCTTATTTAATTTCGCTAATGAATTAGTCTATGAACTGCATTCTTGTTTTTCTTCGTACATGACAAATGGTAAAAGAAACGCTTAAAATGACCATAGAGACACTAAATTTACAAATACACTGTAATTATACAGTATCTTTTTAGGGTGCGCGGGTATCCGAGACCCGGGTCAGGTCGAGCAGAATCTCGAAAGTTTGTTCGGATATCAACCCGATCCCGTAGTTTCGGGTACCCGCATACCTctgatatttttatatttataaaagagTTACTACATGCTTTAACATTAAGATGGTTTCCTATGTTTAACTTTTATATTGTCAAAAGTTTGTAGATTGAGAAAATAAACAAATGCAAGTTGCTACAATGCTTTTGACAAATTCTTTTACTTTCACCGAATTCACGAACCTAATTGAGCATTTCTGGAGACATTCTAGGGAATATATTTTTTTGATACGTTTGTTACACGTTTGTGGAAATTGAATATCCTCCAAAAAAGCATTCAAAAGTTATTAATAAACCTCGTTCAAGAAACCTCCAAGAAATGTTAACAACTTTCTCTCCTCCAAAAATGTTTCCAAATACAAAGAATGAAATACTAATCCACAAAAAAGCTCAGTAAAATATTAAACTTCGGAAAGATATAAAAAAATCTTCGAAAAACATTTATtaccatttattttcatttgaagAAAGTATCAAAATCAGAAGTAATTGTTCACTTTATATTTGATTTAAATTTGAAGAAAGTACTCTgaaatcaaaagtatttgttcgGTTGTACAGTGTGTTCTACAACTAGCTAATTAGAAAATCACGGAAAAACCAGAAGTATGGAAGAAGTCTGGAAGTATCAGCTATTGACACGTTTGAGAACTTTTTGTATGCGCACGGTGACACTTAACAATTGGGTAATCGTTAAAATTGATTACAAGATGGTTTAAAAGAGTAAATCGCAAATAAAATTTTTGTCCGTTTTATTCTATAAAAAGAGGCATTCTATAAAATGAATGATCTCTAAAGACACTAGATATTTCAAagacatatacatataaaaaaaaagtacgaaaatattcaaGCGTTTATCGGATATTTACTCCTTCTTGCATAAGTTTAAATTTGTACATCCTCCGGAATATCGTGGTGGGAGTTAAGGGGAAATAGGAAATGGCAAAACCCCGATAAAACTAtggaatataaataaattatgtcCTCATATTTTCCCAGAAATAGGCATAAACAATATTGAAGTAAcaataaattactataaatatatcGTAAAATTTTACAAGTCTGCTATATATTTGCACACTAATGTAAAGATAAGATTATTAGTCCAttagaataaatattataaatttaaaaatgcttCAGTATCACATAAACATTTATGAAGTGTAAAATATTTTACTTACAGATgtccaaaaataaaatatattcaggaaaccaataaataatactaaattTTAAAAGTATGCATTTACTATTTTCCTTCtaggaaattaatatttaaccaTCAGGAGATCTTCTACCCTTTCTCTTGATCGTATTTAAAACAGAAAATTAAATAGGAGGATAGATGCGATAAGAAAAGAATATAATTGATGCGAATCTTCTCTTCTGTATATTTCAAATTTGCATTATTGTATTCTTCTGGAATCCCAGACAATAATTTATTAACTACCTAGAACGAAACTGTAAACATTCACAAAATGAATCGAACAGTACAGACACAGGTAATTTTCCAAAGTAATAGAGTACAATAGATTTCATATAATCCAGTGAAAATGGCATTATTATTctcaatacttttgatatacaataataatcattattaattaattaggtACAGGAACACTTTATCATTCGTGGTAATAATTAAAGATAATCAATTACATACAATAAACTGTTATCAGCCACGGTGCATCGCCTCCAGCCTCGGCGTCATTGAATTCATTTCATGTAGATACTACAtttcttttcgttcttttttttctctccgtcTCCCGGTGTCtgttaaaaattcaaaaatcAGTTTTAGGAAGCCGAGCGCCTACGACTATAAGAATCGAACCAGTATGCGAAGGCCATTCGAGAAGATTTCAATCACACGTTCGATTTTTAAACTTTTCCTTCCGtttctccatttttttttttgaataCATACGCACGTAATCAATTTTTTCGTCGCAAGAATCATTTTGAAGTCGAAACAGTGAAACGGAACGGATGTATATCGTCGTTGAGAATTCAATACGAAAAAAATACAGTGTTGTCAAAGTAACGATGCTGATAATTGTTTCTTTTAGCGTTAACGATGCTAATGATTAAGCTTGCAAAGACTACGATGAAGTTtggaaaaaaatatatacaaaacgCTCGGTGTATCAAATTTATCCTCTCGATATTAGACCCGCTGGTCTCCAATTTATAAGTATCTCttaacctttttttttcttaGGCTTACTTCGATCTTACTGCACTAAAAAGGCACAATTTTTCGCACCTGATAAAACATTGTGTTACGGTCTAGACActaacgattcctttttttattttccatttccACCAAAGTACTTCGTGTTTTCTCCTCCCGTTTCCCCATCCCCATCCCTCCCCCCGAAAAATGCcaatttccttcttttttttaatgtgtCGCGCTTCTATTTCCCATGTATGTGTTGTGTTATGCGATGCAGGAGCTTATTTTACAATGTCAAATGGGTGATAATGGTGGTACGACAAAACATGATTTGtattcttaatatttttttttttcacaGTATTTCGAATGGGGGCGATATATTACGTACATTAAAACAGAGCATGTGTATTTCATAATGCACGTAATATACCATCTTACAAACTAATTTGTAATAATGTTCTTTCCTATGTATATCTAAGGCCTATACAGACCTTACTAAGGCGATGAACTACGCGGGCCTTTGTACAGTCGTTTGGAAAACTATGGGAAGTCTTTAAGAggaagaaattattcattcaATCAATATACAATGTTGTTTCCCGGCGTCGATGCGATCTGT
The window above is part of the Megalopta genalis isolate 19385.01 chromosome 2, iyMegGena1_principal, whole genome shotgun sequence genome. Proteins encoded here:
- the LOC117225312 gene encoding uncharacterized protein LOC117225312; translated protein: MTKVRNIQETLLHLYHRKKVNLLLKIKRTDDSCRYYHKVQYKELAVKYHQLFYELLPDWFLYNYEDHRHIRQRVEFALCDPHDFDKYKKITNDYADISTFQEHDKEIQGIINKIYEKITFTIKEFWTDYLENNTLPIRMMVLPQDETYQMLKSPACSPVTTADLDSRAMSGGWTIGRSVDRLVDLSQHKESISPINDNALAAYFRIASLALSVGINCGTILLSKAIANGSSISNVAKIAYNSLLISNLSISSLGIAYEGYRLIDQYQIKKEIDIFNAMLFSLHVLFFSNSLIYAKVAGELIGTSRGITLIDPFAVAQELLTNGVISISQPTSSPYNKKLVYPMSNLKMIFEIVIKMVQISSDPVNCLMLLRSCGSIARRILKNVPWRGLPL